Within the bacterium genome, the region AAAAAGTCGGTTCAGGATGCGCCGGATCATGGGCGAATCATTCCAGGAAAGCGGAGAGAAACCGGGAAAACAACCATCGGCTTCATTATGACAGGGGAATTTCGGGGTGCAACGGCCGCCTCGCGGGAGGGCTATACCTTGATCCGGAAAGGATCTCCCTCATCAGGCGAGGACGGGGTGATTCCGAGGGCGGCGCGCATCTTTTCCTCAAGGGTGCTCGGGGAGAAAGGAATGGCGACGAAACCATTCACGCCCGCCTCGGAGGCCGCGAGAATTTCCTCGCGCGTTGGTGCGGAAAGAAGGAGCAGGATTTTGAGCTCCGCCCCGAGAACCTCGCGGATCTCCTTGACGGTTTCAAGGGCGCCGGCGGCTCCTGAATCGAGAATCAATAGCTGCCAGCGGTTTTTTTCCTTTTGCAGCGTTTGAAGCGCTTCTCTCGATGAGCGAACCGGCTGGAAGATTTCCAGGCCCAGCAGGCGGAGCGAGTCGCGGACCAGCTTTCGGGTCAGGTCTTTATCGGATGCGATCAGGACATTCGGAGGCCAGGGCATGCCGGTTCATTCCTCTTTCCCCCCAGAAAGTGTGTGGGCGTTTTTTCTCGGGTCCGCTTCCCCAAGCCGGTGGAGGAACCGCCGGCGAACGGTGATGAATTGAAAAAAATTTTGCCACAAACGCGGAAAAAAAACGAATTAAAATAATACAAGAAACGGGCGGTGGATTTTCAGGGCAGGGGAGCAGCCGGTACCCGGTCAGTCATCCGGGTGAAGGCGCGGCGCATCCTCCGGTCCCCAGAAGAAGGGATCGAGCAGGTAGCCCGCCCGCGGGATCTTGGCCGCGGCCGGAAGCCCCTGCGCCGCCTTGAGGCGCTGGATGGTGCGCAGGTGGGTGAGTGCTTCCCAGTAGAGGGTGCGGATCATGGCGGCGAGGGTGAAGGTGAAAGATGTTTCGTCTTCGGGGTCCTGCGTCAGGCCGTCCGGGTGGAAGGTCGAGATATAGCTCCAGTAGGCGTACACCTTCAGGTCG harbors:
- a CDS encoding response regulator; the encoded protein is MPWPPNVLIASDKDLTRKLVRDSLRLLGLEIFQPVRSSREALQTLQKEKNRWQLLILDSGAAGALETVKEIREVLGAELKILLLLSAPTREEILAASEAGVNGFVAIPFSPSTLEEKMRAALGITPSSPDEGDPFRIKV